The following proteins are encoded in a genomic region of Struthio camelus isolate bStrCam1 chromosome 3, bStrCam1.hap1, whole genome shotgun sequence:
- the SERTAD4 gene encoding SERTA domain-containing protein 4, whose protein sequence is MTLVLPMQRLGHPIAAAAAEGAADLAACRALWEPPCCGRPGPGPGPGPGPGPAAAPAPAPAPGAGSHYRGISNPVTTPKITYFKRKYVEEEDFHPPLSSCTHKTISVFEERAHILYMSLEKLKFIDDPEVYLRRSVLINNLMKRIHGEIIMQNNWCFSTCSFSGASPQEWFVPQDCPYRKRLRMAKEEYEKFHACCFYQECGSHYLNLPYSVNASTENTSSSSSSSSSSPPISLPSCSQQVDYDIGSAPSYRSDDQIPANEIFLTNARSHGNQEKAKFNDEKEGNEPGRDSVTLNCEPVRGTHALECKGKFYDYFETGCNDKSNTSESWKKSLRKKESLPSNKMCCSKGSKI, encoded by the exons ATGACCCTGGTGCTGCCCATGCAGCGGCTGGGCCaccccatcgccgccgccgccgccgagggagCCGCCGACCTCGCCGCCTGCCGCGCCCTCTGGGAGCCGCCCtgctgcggccgccccggccccggccccggccccggccccggccccggccccgccgcagccccggccccggccccggccccgggcgcag GATCACATTACAGGGGAATTTCAAATCCTGTAACAACACCCAAGATCACatactttaaaaggaaatatgtgGAAGAAGAGGATTTTCATCCACCACTCAGCAGCTGTACACATAAA ACCATCTCGGTGTTTGAGGAGCGGGCCCATATCCTTTACATGTCTCTGGAAAAGCTCAAATTCATTGATGATCCTGAAGTCTACCTGCGGAGATCCGTCCTCATAAACAACTTAATGAAAAGGATCCATGGAGAAATCATCATGCAGAACAACTGGTGCTTCTCCACTTGCTCTTTTAGCGGCGCCTCGCCGCAAGAGTGGTTCGTGCCTCAGGACTGTCCCTACAGAAAACGGCTTCGGATGGCGAAGGAAGAGTACGAAAAGTTTCACGCCTGTTGCTTCTATCAAGAGTGCGGCAGTCACTACTTAAATCTACCCTACTCTGTTAATGCTAGCACGGAAaatacttcctcctcctcttcctcctcctcctcctctccccccatttCCTTGCCAAGCTGTTCCCAGCAGGTGGATTATGACATTGGCAGTGCCCCTTCGTACAGGAGCGATGACCAGATACCTGCTAATGAAATATTCCTCACTAATGCCAGGTCTCACGGTAATCAGGAAAAGGCAAAATTTAATGATGAGAAAGAAGGTAATGAACCTGGCCGAGACAGCGTCACCCTAAACTGTGAACCTGTAAGAGGCACCCATGCCCTTGAATGTAAAGGCAAATTTTATGATTATTTTGAGACTGGATGTAATGACAAGAGCAACACAAGTGAATCTTGGAAAAAATCCTTAAGGAAAAAGGAATCTTTACCAAGTAACAAAATGTGCTGCAGCAAAGGAAGTAAAATATGA